A region of Scylla paramamosain isolate STU-SP2022 chromosome 25, ASM3559412v1, whole genome shotgun sequence DNA encodes the following proteins:
- the LOC135113009 gene encoding uncharacterized protein LOC135113009: MIKPSVDPHHKATYKAPPVKPHYKAPPVKPHYKAPPVKPHYKAPPVKPHYKAPPVKPHYKAPPVKPHYKAPPVKPHYKAPPVKPHYKAPPVKPHYKAPPVKPHYKAPPVKPHYKAPPVKPHYKAPPVKPHYKAPPVNPHYKAPPVNPHYKAPPVKPHYKAPPVKPHYKAPPVNPHYKAPPVKPHYKALSVKPHYKAPPVKPHYKAPPVKPHYKALSVKPHYKAPPVKPHYKALPVKPHYKALSVKPHYKAPPVKPHYKAPPVKPHYKALPVKPHYKAPPVKPQYKALPVKPHYKAPPVKPHYKAPPVKTYCKATCSYSQ, from the exons ATGATAAAGCCATCAGTAGACCCACACCA TAAAGCCACTTATAAAGCTCCACCAGTAAAGCCACATTATAAAGCTCCACCAGTAAAGCCACATTATAAAGCTCCACCAGTAAAGCCACATTATAAAGCTCCACCAGTAAAGCCACATTATAAAGCTCCACCAGTAAAGCCACATTATAAAGCTCCACCAGTAAAGCCACATTATAAAGCTCCACCAGTAAAGCCACATTATAAAGCTCCACCAGTGAAGCCACATTATAAAGCTCCACCAGTAAAGCCACATTATAAAGCTCCACCAGTAAAGCCACATTATAAAGCTCCACCAGTAAAGCCACATTATAAAGCTCCACCAGTAAAGCCACATTATAAAGCTCCACCAGTAAAGCCACATTATAAAGCTCCACCAGTAAATCCACATTATAAAGCTCCACCAGTAAATCCACATTATAAAGCTCCACCAGTAAAGCCACATTATAAAGCTCCACCAGTAAAGCCACATTATAAAGCTCCACCAGTAAATCCACATTATAAAGCTCCACCAGTAAAGCCACATTATAAAGCTCTGTCAGTAAAGCCACATTATAAAGCTCCACCAGTAAAGCCACATTATAAAGCTCCACCAGTAAAGCCACATTATAAAGCTCTATCAGTAAAGCCACATTATAAAGCTCCACCAGTAAAGCCACATTATAAAGCTCTACCAGTAAAGCCACATTATAAAGCTCTGTCAGTAAAGCCACATTATAAAGCTCCACCAGTAAAGCCACATTATAAAGCTCCACCAGTAAAGCCACATTATAAAGCTCTACCAGTAAAGCCACATTATAAAGCTCCACCAGTAAAGCCACAATATAAAGCTCTACCAGTAAAGCCACATTATAAAGCTCCACCAGTAAAGCCACATTATAAAGCTCCACCAGTAAAAACATATTGTAAAGCCACATG TTCATATTCCCAATAA